In Acinetobacter piscicola, a single window of DNA contains:
- a CDS encoding DUF805 domain-containing protein produces the protein MNNNIQSSDSGLSANGRFGRLSYLAWNMLLGFFLMFCGVLAAFIVPNMMANMSYGASPSLGFFVPIILIYIILLYFTYIFAIRRLHDLNKTGWLSLVLLIPLVGIFFWIYISCAKGDEGNNNYGAPRLTRGWEKVLGWIYIVMIPLSLILTVAVAIPAYQSYVKNAEAMRMQMEQMQLEQTSEYSE, from the coding sequence ATGAACAATAATATTCAATCTAGCGACTCGGGTCTGAGCGCAAATGGACGCTTTGGGCGTTTATCCTATCTTGCTTGGAATATGCTACTCGGCTTCTTTTTGATGTTTTGCGGTGTTCTCGCTGCATTCATCGTACCGAATATGATGGCAAATATGTCCTATGGCGCAAGTCCATCACTTGGCTTTTTTGTACCCATCATTTTGATTTATATCATTCTGCTTTATTTTACTTATATTTTTGCGATACGTCGTTTGCATGATCTCAATAAAACAGGTTGGCTGTCATTGGTGTTATTAATACCCTTGGTCGGGATATTTTTTTGGATTTATATTTCCTGTGCCAAAGGCGATGAAGGCAATAATAATTATGGTGCACCTCGCCTAACGCGTGGCTGGGAAAAAGTTTTAGGCTGGATTTATATCGTTATGATTCCACTGAGCCTTATTTTAACGGTTGCTGTTGCGATTCCTGCTTATCAGAGTTATGTCAAAAATGCAGAAGCGATGCGTATGCAGATGGAACAAATGCAACTAGAACAAACATCTGAATATTCAGAATAA
- a CDS encoding IS1-like element ISPa14 family transposase, with the protein MRITLEIKCPTCLSDSIKKNGIKVDGKQNYQCKDCKRQFIGDHALSYLGCHSGITRKILQLMVRGSGIRDIAEVERISIGKVLRTLTESTYQIQPKQSHYESLEVDEFWTFVGNKNNKQWLIYAYHRETGEIVAYVWGKRDLATVQRLKAKLKQLGIHYTRIASDHWDSFITAFKNCKQSIGKFFTVGIEGNNCKIRHRIRRGFRRSCNFSKKIENHFKAFDLTFFYINNGFI; encoded by the coding sequence ATGCGAATAACTCTAGAAATCAAATGTCCAACCTGCCTCAGTGACAGTATAAAGAAAAATGGCATCAAAGTAGATGGGAAACAAAACTATCAGTGCAAAGACTGTAAACGTCAGTTTATTGGTGACCATGCTCTGAGCTATCTAGGATGTCATTCAGGCATTACTCGAAAAATATTACAGTTGATGGTCAGAGGTAGTGGTATACGAGATATCGCTGAAGTTGAGCGAATCAGTATCGGTAAAGTTTTACGTACTTTAACCGAATCGACCTACCAAATTCAGCCTAAACAAAGTCATTATGAGTCTCTTGAAGTTGATGAGTTTTGGACTTTTGTGGGAAATAAAAATAATAAACAATGGCTTATTTACGCCTACCATCGAGAAACAGGTGAGATTGTTGCTTATGTTTGGGGTAAAAGAGACTTAGCTACAGTTCAACGATTGAAGGCAAAGCTTAAACAATTAGGTATTCACTACACCCGAATTGCAAGTGATCATTGGGACAGTTTCATAACTGCTTTTAAAAACTGCAAGCAAAGTATTGGTAAATTTTTTACTGTAGGTATTGAAGGTAATAATTGCAAAATAAGGCATCGAATTAGGCGCGGTTTTAGAAGGAGTTGTAATTTTTCAAAAAAGATTGAAAACCATTTTAAAGCTTTCGACTTAACCTTTTTTTACATCAATAATGGCTTCATTTAA
- a CDS encoding transcriptional regulator: MAEKEDDLLIEGAKRLKQLIQDKNIKATDIVNILESSKGTMSKWLQHSTPSSAQSLIELARLVGMTERWNSEIKQQNQQDQADLVNKAYVASEVDLSQATMEQLMGEIKDRYAALNLKAEIKISVEPLEGGFVTKNESNH, translated from the coding sequence ATGGCTGAAAAAGAGGATGATCTTTTAATTGAAGGCGCAAAACGTTTAAAGCAGTTGATTCAGGACAAAAATATTAAAGCCACTGACATTGTGAATATTTTAGAAAGCTCTAAAGGCACGATGAGCAAATGGTTGCAACACTCAACACCTTCTAGTGCGCAAAGTTTAATTGAATTGGCGCGTTTGGTGGGTATGACTGAGCGTTGGAACAGTGAAATAAAACAACAAAACCAACAAGATCAGGCTGATTTGGTCAATAAAGCTTATGTTGCATCTGAAGTAGATTTAAGCCAAGCCACCATGGAGCAGCTGATGGGAGAAATCAAAGACCGTTATGCAGCTTTAAACTTAAAAGCGGAAATTAAAATTAGTGTAGAGCCTTTAGAAGGCGGCTTTGTGACGAAAAATGAGTCAAATCATTAA
- a CDS encoding 3'-5' exonuclease translates to MSVELPISALPSKEYIQSLPRFQNIALENIVVINTVQQCQNIEAELKIAAVLGFDSESKPTFHKDDVQTGPHLIQLATFEKAYLFQVSDEILNFLKPIFENKDQIKVGFGLKNDAHLFRKKGIELYSIIELSKCFKSFGFNNPVGIKNAMALLFKVNFPKSKSVSTSNWARKTLTTPQIEYAAADAYAAVLIFEELLRLGLLPTSIPNTSLKLRIRPNKAKTIT, encoded by the coding sequence ATGTCTGTGGAACTGCCTATTTCTGCTTTGCCAAGCAAAGAATACATCCAAAGTTTGCCTCGTTTTCAAAATATTGCATTGGAAAATATTGTGGTGATCAACACAGTGCAACAATGTCAAAACATCGAAGCGGAGCTTAAAATAGCAGCAGTTTTGGGTTTTGACAGTGAGTCCAAACCCACCTTCCATAAAGATGATGTACAAACAGGACCACATTTAATTCAGTTAGCAACCTTTGAAAAAGCCTATTTATTTCAAGTTTCAGATGAAATTCTAAATTTTTTAAAACCCATTTTTGAAAATAAAGATCAAATCAAAGTGGGTTTTGGTCTCAAAAATGATGCACATTTGTTTCGAAAAAAAGGCATTGAGCTATACAGCATCATTGAACTCTCCAAATGTTTTAAAAGTTTTGGTTTCAATAATCCTGTGGGCATTAAAAATGCCATGGCATTGTTATTTAAAGTCAATTTTCCTAAAAGTAAATCGGTCAGCACTTCAAATTGGGCTCGAAAAACCTTAACCACGCCACAAATTGAATATGCTGCAGCCGATGCTTATGCAGCTGTGTTGATTTTTGAGGAATTGCTGCGTTTAGGCTTATTACCAACAAGCATTCCTAATACTTCACTAAAATTAAGAATTCGCCCGAATAAAGCGAAAACTATCACTTAG
- the hisA gene encoding 1-(5-phosphoribosyl)-5-[(5-phosphoribosylamino)methylideneamino]imidazole-4-carboxamide isomerase, with the protein MLIIPAIDLKDGKCVRLKQGRMEDDTVFSDDPVATAQHWVNEGARRLHLVDLNGAFAGTPIHKPVVEAIAKAQPDLPIQIGGGIRSLETIEHYLDAGVSFVIIGTKAVKEPEFVEEACKKFAGHIIVGIDAMNGMVATDGWANVTDVKATDLAKRFADAGVSSIVYTDIARDGMMQGVNVEQTVHLATYSGLPVIASGGVTNLDDVRNLKGQPGILGAITGRAIYEGTLNLREAQLLLDEQAL; encoded by the coding sequence ATGCTGATCATCCCTGCAATTGACCTGAAAGATGGTAAATGTGTCCGTTTAAAACAAGGGCGTATGGAAGACGATACTGTATTTTCTGACGATCCTGTAGCAACTGCACAACATTGGGTAAATGAAGGCGCACGCCGTTTGCATTTGGTTGATTTAAATGGTGCTTTCGCAGGTACACCTATTCACAAACCTGTGGTTGAAGCGATCGCTAAAGCTCAACCTGATTTACCGATTCAAATCGGTGGTGGTATTCGTTCACTTGAAACCATTGAGCATTATTTAGATGCAGGCGTATCTTTTGTCATCATTGGTACAAAAGCTGTGAAAGAACCTGAATTTGTTGAAGAAGCATGCAAGAAATTTGCAGGTCATATCATTGTCGGGATCGATGCCATGAATGGCATGGTTGCAACAGATGGTTGGGCAAATGTCACTGATGTAAAAGCGACTGATTTAGCTAAACGTTTTGCTGATGCAGGCGTTTCTAGCATTGTCTACACTGACATTGCGCGTGATGGCATGATGCAAGGTGTAAACGTTGAACAAACTGTTCATCTTGCAACCTATTCTGGTCTTCCTGTGATTGCTTCAGGTGGTGTGACCAATCTTGATGACGTACGTAACTTGAAAGGTCAACCAGGCATTTTAGGTGCGATTACAGGTCGTGCAATTTATGAAGGGACTTTAAACCTTCGTGAAGCACAATTGTTATTAGATGAACAAGCATTGTAA
- a CDS encoding DMT family transporter, with the protein MFNPTRFPKAPQLALIFITIIWGGSFITVQYGLNFSSPILFVALRFAAAAIAVIALSWKHLKGFNRKEIFAGFCIGLVIALGYGLQTIGLKTMSSSESAFLTALYVPLVPILMWFIFKNVPHVMTWLGVLLAFLGLVFLTGNGFGAIHLHFGQIITLLGSIAIAFEIILISHFAGQVNVHRVTVLQLIFASLLCFMIAPLVGEHHMPQFHWQLWAVLCALGCASAGIQLVMNWAQRRVDPSQAAIIYAGEPVWAAVFGRMAGERLSALALLGGLLVVMGVIISEWRPKFLEKSKLQNNQSR; encoded by the coding sequence ATGTTTAACCCAACCCGCTTCCCTAAAGCACCACAACTGGCTTTAATCTTTATTACCATCATTTGGGGTGGTAGTTTTATCACTGTGCAATACGGCTTAAATTTCAGTAGTCCGATTTTATTTGTCGCCTTACGTTTTGCAGCCGCAGCCATTGCCGTCATTGCTTTGTCATGGAAACATTTAAAAGGTTTTAACCGTAAGGAAATCTTCGCAGGCTTTTGTATCGGCCTAGTGATTGCCTTAGGCTATGGACTACAAACGATTGGTTTAAAAACCATGAGTAGTAGTGAATCCGCTTTTTTGACTGCCCTCTATGTCCCTTTAGTCCCGATTTTAATGTGGTTCATTTTTAAGAATGTGCCACATGTCATGACTTGGCTTGGCGTACTTTTGGCATTTTTGGGTTTAGTATTTTTAACGGGCAATGGTTTTGGGGCGATTCATCTACATTTTGGACAAATCATTACCCTGCTGGGTTCGATTGCTATTGCTTTCGAAATTATTTTGATCAGCCACTTTGCAGGTCAGGTGAATGTACATCGAGTCACTGTACTTCAACTGATTTTTGCTTCGCTCCTCTGTTTTATGATTGCCCCCTTGGTAGGTGAACACCACATGCCACAATTTCATTGGCAATTATGGGCAGTACTCTGTGCTTTAGGCTGTGCAAGTGCAGGGATTCAATTGGTCATGAATTGGGCACAGCGCAGAGTTGACCCCTCACAAGCTGCCATTATTTATGCAGGTGAACCTGTATGGGCAGCCGTGTTTGGACGTATGGCAGGTGAGCGTTTATCTGCCTTGGCTTTATTGGGAGGGTTATTGGTCGTGATGGGTGTGATCATCAGTGAATGGCGACCAAAGTTTTTGGAGAAATCAAAATTACAAAACAATCAATCACGTTGA
- a CDS encoding antibiotic biosynthesis monooxygenase family protein yields MIIEHVHLQIKPEQSQAFEAAFQQAKAFIYPMSGLNAVQLIKNIQDSHRYILLVFWDKLEDHTEGFRQSAEYQQWKALLHPFYDPMPQVEYYQPCMLLEKKEPSR; encoded by the coding sequence ATGATTATAGAACACGTTCATTTACAGATTAAGCCTGAACAAAGTCAGGCTTTTGAAGCCGCATTTCAGCAAGCAAAGGCATTTATTTATCCGATGTCGGGCTTAAATGCGGTGCAATTGATTAAAAATATTCAGGATTCACACCGTTATATTTTATTGGTATTTTGGGACAAGCTTGAAGACCATACTGAGGGTTTTCGTCAATCTGCTGAATATCAACAATGGAAAGCATTATTGCACCCATTTTATGATCCGATGCCTCAAGTTGAGTATTATCAGCCGTGTATGTTGTTGGAGAAGAAAGAGCCATCACGATGA
- a CDS encoding DUF4870 family protein, which produces MNSYTDTNNSKSLTLILYILYIIGIFSAGILVLIALIINYVKLDSVRGTIYESHFKWQIRTFWGYLIWTVLAFVPFIFLFFTTDNVNAFAGVALGASIFCGAVLFFSWIWIVYRAIRGIVALNDDRALPI; this is translated from the coding sequence ATGAATAGTTATACAGACACAAATAACAGCAAATCACTGACTTTGATCTTATATATTCTTTATATTATTGGAATTTTTTCAGCAGGCATTTTGGTGCTGATTGCTTTGATCATTAACTATGTCAAATTGGATTCTGTACGTGGCACGATATATGAAAGTCATTTTAAATGGCAAATTCGTACCTTTTGGGGGTATCTAATTTGGACAGTTTTGGCATTTGTACCTTTTATTTTTCTATTTTTTACCACCGATAATGTCAACGCTTTTGCGGGTGTGGCTTTAGGTGCATCTATTTTTTGTGGTGCGGTATTATTTTTCTCTTGGATTTGGATTGTATATCGGGCGATTCGTGGGATTGTCGCTTTGAATGATGATCGTGCTTTGCCTATTTAA
- a CDS encoding DUF1294 domain-containing protein, whose amino-acid sequence MRDQGRLVEWFDDKGYGFIQPNDEAKGRVFLHIKDFAQKGPRPILGCALEYNVQVDANGRYKATQVGYLKASQTQKSAKPKNQNSAKSVQKIPPMQVLCITYIIILVGLTVIGWFSGMILLLISIINAMTYWFYAQDKEAAQQGNRRVPENTLHIFSFLGGWPAAWLAQQRLRHKTQKQPFRKIYFCTIFLNILLILWLISPLNVFKI is encoded by the coding sequence ATGCGCGATCAAGGACGTTTAGTCGAATGGTTTGATGACAAAGGCTATGGCTTTATTCAACCCAATGATGAAGCCAAGGGGCGAGTCTTTCTACATATCAAAGACTTTGCACAAAAAGGACCACGACCAATTTTGGGTTGTGCTCTAGAATATAACGTTCAGGTCGATGCCAATGGACGTTATAAAGCAACACAAGTGGGTTATTTAAAAGCGTCACAAACCCAAAAGAGTGCTAAACCTAAAAATCAAAACTCAGCCAAATCAGTACAGAAAATACCACCGATGCAGGTTTTGTGTATTACCTATATTATTATTTTGGTTGGATTGACGGTGATTGGTTGGTTCAGTGGCATGATTTTATTATTGATCAGTATCATCAATGCCATGACCTATTGGTTCTATGCGCAAGACAAAGAGGCAGCGCAACAGGGCAATCGCCGTGTACCTGAAAATACTTTGCATATTTTCTCATTTTTGGGTGGGTGGCCTGCGGCATGGTTGGCACAACAACGTTTACGACATAAAACACAAAAACAACCGTTTAGAAAAATTTATTTCTGTACTATATTTTTGAATATTTTATTGATTTTATGGCTCATTTCACCTTTGAACGTATTTAAAATTTAA
- a CDS encoding homoserine kinase: protein MSVYTTLSLQEVQAFAAPYGLEVIELNPIQGGIQNTNYFIVCANGSQFVLTLFENMDAQAAGELVPVLEHLGQHDLPVPVPLKHSGQSIHHLKDKPAQIAPRMLGNHPIPASLAQAEAIAIAQAKMHVALQNFALTRSSVRDHDYWYQVARQIRPSLDIADQTLLNNLLGLYEALTVMYPNRPKGFIHSDLFRDNTLFDGDQLNGILDFYELNHDELLFDIAITLNDFCTEYPDVALNEDKAIAFLNAYETVRPLTADEKACLELYLAMAAGRFWMMRLQVAQMNEAEGRTGEDILQKNPLEMRNMLVERLKFVTA, encoded by the coding sequence ATGTCGGTTTATACCACTTTGAGTTTACAGGAAGTTCAAGCTTTCGCAGCACCTTATGGATTGGAGGTGATTGAGCTGAATCCGATTCAAGGCGGCATTCAAAATACCAACTATTTTATTGTCTGTGCAAATGGTTCACAGTTTGTTTTGACCTTGTTTGAAAATATGGATGCACAAGCCGCAGGTGAGTTAGTGCCTGTGCTTGAACATTTAGGGCAGCATGATTTACCTGTTCCTGTGCCGTTGAAACATTCAGGCCAGTCGATTCACCATTTAAAAGATAAACCCGCACAGATAGCCCCACGCATGCTGGGCAACCACCCGATACCTGCCAGTTTGGCACAAGCTGAAGCCATCGCAATTGCGCAAGCAAAAATGCATGTGGCATTACAAAATTTTGCATTAACACGTAGCAGTGTACGTGACCATGATTATTGGTATCAGGTGGCACGCCAGATTCGCCCAAGCTTAGACATAGCAGACCAAACATTGCTGAATAATTTGTTGGGACTGTATGAAGCTTTAACAGTAATGTATCCAAATCGTCCAAAAGGTTTTATTCATTCTGATTTATTTCGTGACAATACCTTATTTGATGGCGATCAACTCAACGGTATTTTAGATTTTTATGAATTAAATCATGATGAATTACTGTTTGATATTGCGATTACTTTAAATGATTTCTGTACTGAATATCCTGATGTTGCATTGAATGAAGACAAAGCCATTGCCTTTTTAAATGCATACGAAACAGTACGTCCTTTAACGGCAGATGAAAAAGCTTGTTTAGAATTGTATTTGGCAATGGCAGCAGGACGTTTTTGGATGATGCGTTTACAGGTGGCGCAGATGAATGAAGCTGAAGGACGTACAGGCGAGGATATTTTGCAGAAAAATCCTTTAGAAATGCGTAATATGCTGGTAGAAAGATTGAAGTTTGTAACTGCTTAA
- the hisF gene encoding imidazole glycerol phosphate synthase subunit HisF: MMLAKRIIPCLDVDNGRVVKGVQFLDIRDAGDPVEVARRYNEQGADEITFLDITATSNGRDTTYRTVERMAESVFVPLTVGGGVRKVEDIRLLLNAGADKVSINSAAVFNPEFVQEASQRFGAQCIVVAIDAKKTGENKWEIFTHGGRKPTGIDAIEWAVKMADFGAGELLVTSMDADGTKAGYDIELMRNINDRVTIPTIASGGVGNLQHLADGILKGGADAVLAASIFHFGQYTIPEAKKYLAEQGIEMRL, encoded by the coding sequence ATTATGCTTGCTAAACGTATTATTCCTTGCCTCGATGTAGATAATGGGCGTGTGGTAAAAGGTGTCCAATTCCTTGATATTCGTGATGCAGGCGATCCTGTTGAAGTAGCCCGCCGTTATAATGAACAAGGTGCAGATGAAATCACCTTCCTTGACATCACTGCCACGTCTAATGGACGTGATACGACTTACCGTACTGTTGAACGTATGGCAGAAAGCGTATTTGTACCTTTAACTGTAGGTGGCGGTGTACGTAAAGTTGAAGATATTCGCTTATTGTTAAATGCAGGCGCAGACAAAGTCAGTATCAACTCAGCAGCAGTGTTTAATCCTGAGTTTGTCCAAGAAGCATCTCAACGCTTTGGTGCACAATGCATCGTCGTTGCCATTGATGCGAAAAAAACAGGTGAAAATAAATGGGAAATTTTCACGCATGGTGGTCGTAAACCAACTGGTATTGATGCCATTGAATGGGCTGTAAAAATGGCTGACTTTGGTGCAGGTGAATTACTTGTCACCTCTATGGATGCCGATGGTACCAAAGCAGGTTATGACATCGAACTCATGCGCAATATCAATGACCGTGTCACGATTCCAACCATTGCATCAGGTGGGGTCGGTAATTTACAGCATTTAGCAGATGGTATTTTAAAAGGTGGTGCAGATGCTGTTTTAGCAGCATCTATTTTCCATTTTGGTCAATACACCATTCCTGAAGCGAAAAAATATCTTGCAGAACAAGGTATTGAAATGCGCCTTTAA
- a CDS encoding AraC family transcriptional regulator, translating into MHQLKNYSGTVYGGLGQLLYTYMQAKNLNISEKLHSVQNLERFEFQIWRELLDEINAQVHSPALGLEIAEYVQPKHLGIIAYITQSCDTLGEALTRYYDFHRLIYDGGPLKIEVQNEFISIGWEVLPIELTTQITDEIALALLVRFLRLYIQLDYIQIEQVNFIQPPPKNTRIYQTFFNAPIKFSQPKVELLLPLKLFSAPCKSPDSTLHQIMMQQGKELLQKLPEGTQLDERLQQSILKGLQKNNYQIESIAAQLHMSVRQLQRYLQQQHTTYQERVQEIRQLLAMQYLQDPHLSLHEIAILLSYSEQSAFQRAFKLWSGLTPRQWRKNHLGKIK; encoded by the coding sequence ATGCATCAACTCAAAAATTATTCTGGCACTGTTTATGGGGGGTTAGGTCAACTCCTCTACACTTATATGCAAGCAAAAAATCTTAATATTTCAGAAAAACTGCATAGTGTTCAAAATCTTGAACGTTTTGAGTTTCAAATTTGGCGTGAGCTTTTAGATGAAATCAATGCGCAAGTGCACAGCCCTGCACTTGGCTTAGAAATTGCGGAATATGTACAACCGAAACATTTAGGAATTATTGCCTATATCACCCAGTCATGTGACACCTTAGGTGAAGCACTGACACGTTATTATGATTTTCATCGCTTAATCTATGACGGTGGCCCACTCAAAATTGAAGTGCAAAATGAATTTATTTCAATCGGTTGGGAAGTTTTACCTATTGAGTTAACAACACAAATTACCGATGAGATTGCATTGGCTTTATTGGTTCGTTTTTTACGCCTTTATATACAACTTGACTATATTCAAATTGAACAAGTGAACTTTATTCAACCGCCACCTAAAAATACACGTATATATCAAACGTTTTTTAATGCACCGATTAAGTTTTCTCAACCCAAAGTTGAATTACTTTTACCCTTAAAATTATTTTCAGCACCGTGTAAAAGTCCTGATTCAACTTTGCATCAAATCATGATGCAACAAGGCAAAGAATTACTGCAAAAACTTCCCGAAGGTACACAACTTGACGAACGCCTACAACAAAGTATTCTCAAAGGATTACAAAAAAATAACTATCAAATTGAATCAATTGCGGCGCAGTTACACATGTCCGTACGCCAATTACAACGCTATTTACAACAACAACATACGACCTATCAAGAGCGTGTACAAGAAATTCGACAATTGCTTGCAATGCAGTATTTACAAGATCCCCATTTGAGTTTACATGAAATTGCAATACTGTTGAGTTATTCAGAACAAAGTGCTTTTCAACGTGCTTTTAAACTTTGGTCAGGTTTAACCCCTCGCCAATGGCGCAAAAACCACCTTGGAAAAATCAAATAA
- a CDS encoding IS982 family transposase, which yields MPIDTQLTTLFCLIDDFCADITNNVEQYRLTSGQAKRLRQSKISASEVLTLLLWFHLTGSRNFKAFYLYWAKPFLCSYFPNLPSYNRFIELKAKYVMYFVALIESLKVQSSGIAFIDSTKLAVCHNKRIQQHRVFVDSASRGKTSVDWFYGFKIHLICDHVGRLVSYCITTGNVDDRKVLPELIEHSKLKGKLFGDRGYIGKNWKDRLAEVGVQLITRVKRNMKPQVLDPFDHAVLKKRGIIEAPFNLMKSQFDLEHTRHRSKIGLLTTIFSALTLYALVLVNGYNSGIQQILKPIELKSA from the coding sequence ATGCCTATCGATACACAGCTTACAACACTTTTTTGTTTAATTGATGATTTTTGTGCTGATATTACCAACAATGTTGAACAATATAGGCTTACTTCAGGACAAGCTAAGCGATTGCGCCAAAGTAAAATCAGTGCTTCTGAAGTTCTCACTTTATTATTGTGGTTTCATCTAACAGGGAGTAGAAACTTCAAGGCTTTTTATCTTTATTGGGCTAAGCCTTTTCTTTGCTCTTACTTTCCAAACTTACCTAGCTATAACCGATTCATTGAATTAAAAGCAAAATATGTGATGTATTTTGTCGCTCTTATTGAGAGTTTAAAGGTGCAATCCTCTGGAATTGCTTTTATTGATTCTACCAAATTAGCTGTGTGTCATAATAAACGTATTCAGCAACACCGTGTATTTGTAGACAGCGCAAGTCGGGGGAAAACCTCTGTAGATTGGTTTTATGGTTTCAAAATTCATTTGATTTGCGATCATGTTGGACGCTTAGTTTCTTATTGTATAACAACAGGTAACGTTGATGACCGTAAAGTATTACCAGAATTAATAGAACACTCAAAATTAAAAGGTAAGTTGTTTGGTGATCGTGGCTATATTGGTAAGAATTGGAAGGATCGCCTTGCAGAAGTTGGTGTTCAACTGATTACACGTGTAAAAAGAAATATGAAACCACAAGTTTTAGATCCATTTGATCATGCTGTATTAAAAAAACGTGGAATTATTGAAGCACCATTTAATTTGATGAAAAGTCAATTTGATCTTGAACACACTCGCCATAGATCAAAAATAGGATTATTGACGACAATATTCTCAGCTTTAACCTTATATGCGTTGGTACTTGTGAATGGATATAATTCAGGAATTCAGCAGATTTTAAAACCTATTGAATTAAAATCTGCTTAA
- a CDS encoding DNA/RNA non-specific endonuclease, translating into MARKKRRNRSTYLGNDLLNNSVVKIVLGLVATGSFAIAFGQEKIAQFIPFVGSNSSTCLQQFYRDEPPFLVKDSLQKNSYPLCFNGFNVMYSGVSKTPLWTAEHLSPARLSQKIKREDSFHEETRVSQSHRALLSDYRASGYDRGHMSPNADMPDKASQYDSFSLANMVPQAPKNNQQIWRELEEATRAIVTKQKNDVYVVTGPVFSGKKLKTIGNGVIVPTAVFKAIYIPKQGVIGAYYAPNDNSLKVNVVSVCALEEQIGINLFPQLTEEQKRNTYKLPLNATQVKATTKIEYSHWDAESQCAPNVSSDQLKALQKQFQPTNTPTAATTSPTASPKVDEQTQDALVKQLVEALLQYLLQILK; encoded by the coding sequence ATGGCTCGTAAAAAACGTCGTAATCGAAGTACTTATTTAGGGAATGATTTGTTGAATAATTCAGTGGTAAAAATTGTTTTAGGTTTGGTCGCGACAGGTAGTTTCGCAATCGCATTTGGTCAAGAAAAAATAGCGCAATTTATTCCTTTTGTCGGTTCAAACTCATCGACCTGTTTGCAACAATTTTACCGAGATGAGCCGCCATTTTTAGTGAAAGATAGCTTGCAAAAAAATAGTTATCCTTTATGTTTCAATGGTTTCAATGTTATGTATTCAGGGGTGTCGAAAACACCTTTATGGACAGCTGAACATTTATCACCTGCGCGTTTAAGCCAAAAAATTAAACGTGAAGACAGTTTTCATGAAGAAACGCGTGTGAGCCAAAGTCATCGAGCTTTATTGTCTGACTATAGAGCATCGGGTTATGACCGTGGGCACATGTCACCGAATGCAGATATGCCAGATAAAGCCTCGCAATATGATAGCTTTTCATTGGCCAATATGGTTCCACAAGCACCAAAAAATAATCAGCAAATTTGGCGCGAGCTAGAAGAAGCCACACGTGCAATCGTCACCAAGCAAAAAAATGATGTTTATGTGGTGACGGGACCTGTATTTTCAGGTAAAAAACTGAAAACAATTGGGAATGGTGTCATTGTACCAACGGCAGTTTTCAAAGCCATTTATATCCCGAAACAGGGTGTGATTGGGGCGTATTACGCACCGAATGACAATAGTTTGAAAGTGAATGTGGTGAGTGTCTGTGCCCTAGAGGAACAGATTGGTATTAACTTATTTCCACAATTGACTGAAGAGCAGAAGCGTAATACTTATAAGCTCCCTTTGAATGCAACTCAGGTTAAAGCCACCACTAAAATTGAATATTCACATTGGGATGCAGAGAGCCAGTGTGCACCAAATGTTTCGAGTGATCAGCTTAAAGCCTTACAAAAGCAATTCCAACCAACCAATACGCCTACGGCAGCTACGACATCACCGACAGCATCACCAAAAGTAGATGAGCAAACTCAAGATGCTTTAGTCAAACAATTGGTTGAGGCATTATTGCAATATTTATTACAAATTTTGAAATAA